A stretch of Carnobacteriaceae bacterium zg-C25 DNA encodes these proteins:
- a CDS encoding Lrp/AsnC family transcriptional regulator, giving the protein MDKLKVQILSLLEKDGRLTYQEIAVLLGQEESLVKNVIDQLEQDGIICGYQALINWDKTNDSDVSAVIELKVTPHKGSGYDWIAEKIGGYEEVEALYLMSGRYDLLVILRKAPMRAIAKFVNRIAVMDDVVSTATHVVLERYKDHGTVMADAETDQRMVVF; this is encoded by the coding sequence ATGGATAAATTAAAAGTTCAAATTTTATCGTTGTTGGAAAAAGATGGTCGCTTAACGTATCAAGAGATTGCCGTTTTACTTGGTCAAGAAGAATCGCTTGTTAAAAACGTTATTGATCAGTTAGAACAAGATGGGATTATTTGTGGTTATCAAGCGTTGATCAATTGGGATAAAACAAATGATTCGGATGTATCGGCCGTTATCGAATTGAAAGTAACGCCGCACAAAGGATCTGGATATGATTGGATTGCAGAAAAAATTGGGGGATATGAAGAAGTAGAAGCGTTGTATTTAATGTCTGGGCGATATGATTTGCTTGTGATTTTGCGTAAAGCGCCAATGCGTGCTATTGCCAAATTTGTGAATCGTATTGCGGTTATGGACGATGTGGTATCGACTGCAACGCATGTCGTTTTAGAACGATATAAAGATCATGGCACTGTTATGGCAGATGCTGAAACCGATCAAAGAATGGTGGTATTCTAA
- the rpsN gene encoding 30S ribosomal protein S14, with protein sequence MAKKSKIAKAKRQRELIEKYKDLRLELKANHDYEGLRKLPINSNPTRYKNRDLIDGRPRGYMRKFGMSRVKFRELASKGLIPGIKKASW encoded by the coding sequence ATGGCAAAAAAATCAAAGATCGCAAAAGCTAAACGCCAACGTGAACTTATTGAAAAATATAAAGACCTACGATTAGAATTAAAAGCTAATCACGATTACGAAGGTCTACGCAAACTACCAATCAACTCAAATCCAACACGTTACAAAAACCGCGACTTAATCGACGGCCGACCACGTGGATACATGAGAAAATTTGGCATGTCACGTGTCAAATTCCGTGAATTAGCATCAAAAGGTTTGATTCCCGGAATCAAAAAAGCTAGCTGGTAG
- a CDS encoding YjjG family noncanonical pyrimidine nucleotidase — protein MHYKFLLFDIDDTLLDFGVAQKNAFQLFLADYGIVFTDAIYEAYHVYNQALWHQYEKREIEKAQLLAVRFPNFLKRFDVRIDDGLEADNRYRSYLSQGNQLIDGALELVQNVASQYTIAVVTNGVSHTQRTRLVNNGLSEYFSRIYISDEIGAQKPDAQFFDAVKSSLGVVNPSDVLIIGDSLTADIFGGQQAGFDTCWVNKENKEMTLEHPPTMIISTIKELMGKL, from the coding sequence ATGCATTATAAATTTTTACTATTTGATATTGATGATACGCTTCTAGATTTTGGCGTTGCGCAAAAAAATGCGTTTCAATTGTTTTTGGCGGATTATGGGATTGTCTTTACGGATGCCATTTATGAAGCGTACCATGTTTACAATCAAGCGTTATGGCATCAATATGAAAAAAGGGAGATAGAAAAAGCACAATTGTTAGCGGTGCGTTTTCCTAATTTTTTAAAGCGTTTTGATGTACGAATTGATGATGGTCTTGAGGCGGATAATCGTTATCGCTCTTACTTATCACAAGGTAATCAGTTGATTGATGGCGCATTAGAACTCGTTCAAAATGTTGCAAGTCAATACACGATAGCCGTTGTAACAAATGGAGTGTCCCATACACAACGTACACGTCTGGTAAATAATGGTTTAAGTGAATATTTTTCTCGTATTTACATTTCGGACGAAATAGGTGCTCAAAAACCAGATGCACAATTTTTTGATGCAGTTAAATCAAGTTTGGGTGTTGTCAATCCAAGTGATGTGTTAATTATCGGAGATAGTTTAACTGCAGATATTTTTGGTGGACAGCAGGCAGGTTTTGATACGTGTTGGGTAAATAAAGAAAATAAAGAAATGACGTTAGAGCACCCACCAACAATGATTATTTCAACGATTAAAGAATTGATGGGAAAACTGTAG
- a CDS encoding rRNA pseudouridine synthase — MERLQKVMAHAGVASRRKCEELIVGGHVEVNGKLVTELGFKVSANDKIQVDGVPLYKEELVYYLFNKPKNVISAVHDDKNRRVVTDYFTEVPQRIYPVGRLDYDTTGLLLLTNDGELAQLLMHPKYQIDKTYVAKVKGIPTERQLKQLRKGVMIDGKKTSPAQAQVLSVDHDAQSALVELVIHEGWNHQVKKMLLSVGLPVTKLRREQFAFLTLGSMPTGMFRPLKKHEVNKLKRMAKGELVKDNG, encoded by the coding sequence ATGGAAAGATTACAAAAAGTGATGGCGCATGCGGGTGTTGCATCGCGTCGAAAATGTGAAGAATTAATTGTCGGTGGGCATGTAGAGGTTAACGGAAAGTTAGTGACCGAACTTGGATTTAAAGTGAGTGCAAATGATAAAATTCAAGTAGATGGCGTCCCTTTATATAAAGAAGAGTTAGTGTATTACTTATTTAATAAGCCAAAAAATGTCATTAGTGCGGTGCATGACGATAAAAATCGTCGTGTGGTAACGGATTATTTTACCGAAGTTCCGCAACGCATTTATCCAGTCGGTCGTTTAGATTACGATACGACAGGTTTGTTGTTGCTGACGAATGACGGTGAGTTGGCACAATTGTTAATGCATCCAAAATATCAAATTGATAAAACGTATGTTGCCAAAGTAAAAGGGATTCCAACAGAACGTCAATTAAAACAATTGAGAAAAGGTGTGATGATTGATGGTAAAAAAACGTCTCCAGCACAAGCTCAAGTGCTTAGTGTGGATCATGATGCACAAAGTGCTTTAGTTGAGTTGGTGATTCACGAAGGGTGGAATCATCAAGTTAAAAAAATGTTATTAAGTGTAGGGCTTCCGGTTACCAAATTACGCCGTGAACAGTTTGCGTTTTTAACATTAGGTAGCATGCCAACAGGGATGTTTCGCCCATTGAAAAAACATGAGGTCAATAAGTTAAAGAGAATGGCTAAAGGGGAACTAGTCAAGGATAACGGATAG
- the scpB gene encoding SMC-Scp complex subunit ScpB translates to MTLQATIESLLFVSGDEGLSLGDLELLLKHPQEELKEAIQALHDRYLNDANSGLALVSFAHRYQLVTKGVYADVVKQYAQAPFATKLSQASLETLAIVAYKQPITRAEIDQIRGVQSSATLQKLQLRDLVQPVGRQDTPGKPILYGTTEYFMNYFGVTDMSQLPDLSTFTVADDEELMDLFSQRYTQASSKETEEN, encoded by the coding sequence ATGACATTACAAGCAACCATTGAGAGTTTATTATTTGTGTCTGGCGATGAGGGGTTATCGCTAGGTGATTTAGAATTGCTTTTAAAACACCCCCAAGAAGAATTAAAAGAAGCCATTCAAGCGTTGCACGATCGGTATTTGAATGATGCAAACTCTGGTTTGGCGTTAGTTTCGTTTGCCCATCGGTACCAATTAGTGACTAAAGGTGTGTATGCGGACGTGGTGAAGCAATACGCACAAGCGCCGTTTGCGACAAAGTTATCGCAAGCGTCTTTAGAAACGTTAGCCATTGTTGCGTATAAACAACCAATTACTCGTGCCGAAATCGACCAAATTCGTGGCGTACAGTCATCGGCGACATTGCAAAAATTACAATTGCGTGATTTAGTACAGCCGGTTGGTCGCCAAGATACACCAGGAAAACCCATTTTGTATGGGACGACAGAATATTTTATGAACTATTTTGGTGTAACGGATATGAGTCAGTTACCGGATTTATCAACGTTTACGGTAGCCGACGATGAGGAATTAATGGATTTGTTTAGTCAGCGTTATACGCAAGCATCTAGCAAAGAAACTGAGGAAAACTAA
- a CDS encoding segregation/condensation protein A, with product MGNQLELRITLDDFEGPLDLLLHLIKETKMSIEDVPMLLIVDQYLTFIRSMHILQLDVAGDYLVMAATLLEIKSRLLLPRVETVDTDDEYEEDENLEENLKLQLIEYKKFKDVAHVLKEKEDERGQFFSKEPSDLHHLNEVVPLQDGEVSLEDVVKAFQRMFEKQAQKQPLHAKIEMSKLTVEESMQTIINQLTTFESADLSDLVSDKDTLLATFLALLELTRTQQITFKQSTPYEPIKLFRGNLFGKVDHMQVTSGI from the coding sequence ATGGGAAATCAATTGGAATTGCGCATTACATTGGATGATTTTGAAGGTCCGTTAGACTTATTGTTGCATTTGATTAAAGAAACAAAAATGTCGATTGAAGATGTACCGATGTTATTAATCGTCGATCAATATTTAACGTTTATTCGCTCAATGCATATTTTGCAATTAGATGTTGCTGGCGATTATTTAGTGATGGCAGCAACGTTACTAGAAATCAAAAGTCGGTTATTGTTGCCACGTGTTGAAACGGTGGATACTGACGATGAGTATGAAGAAGATGAAAATTTAGAAGAAAACTTAAAATTGCAGTTAATTGAGTATAAAAAATTCAAAGATGTTGCGCATGTTTTAAAAGAAAAAGAAGATGAACGTGGTCAATTTTTTTCAAAAGAGCCGAGTGATTTGCATCATTTAAATGAAGTCGTGCCTTTACAAGATGGAGAAGTGAGCCTAGAAGATGTTGTTAAAGCGTTTCAACGCATGTTTGAAAAACAGGCACAAAAGCAACCGTTACATGCTAAAATTGAAATGAGTAAATTAACTGTAGAAGAGTCAATGCAAACGATTATCAATCAATTGACGACGTTTGAATCAGCGGATTTATCGGATTTAGTAAGCGACAAGGATACGTTATTAGCAACATTCCTTGCGCTATTAGAATTAACACGTACACAACAAATTACATTTAAACAAAGTACACCGTATGAACCGATTAAATTATTTAGAGGTAATCTTTTTGGAAAAGTGGATCATATGCAAGTGACAAGTGGTATTTAA
- a CDS encoding D-alanyl-D-alanine carboxypeptidase: MKKVKWLMLLCLLLFPSANVFGETLNEYTKESLTQLGYTPYNDVTSAMVVDVQTGDVYFSHNENRVVDPASITKLMTAYLVYEAVANQSVSWDTKVTATANDAAISRLPELSNTTIIEGETYTLQDLMYMHLMSSSNVASVMMANLLSHNDLSAFVGQMNRTGQQLGLRHTTYTNPSGAVTADFSGLIQISGYPANQPSYSTAYDVAKLTVELLKRFPEIVNITQLTQVSVGKHTAYPETLTSTNVTLPGMPLGYAGVTGLKTGTSGESGYSFVASANRGDMQLVAVVLGVGRYEDGLGNMDRFYYTNALLDKTYRTYSKKVVIAAGEYMVNDTEIRVESPYEAVVSQQSVSQNYRLENDALVIQRPFQNLYGKTEDTILVTNVTKLKQEEARRQQEQLLLGIVIVVLVVFVVGVLWRKLNGRQARNKRRYK; this comes from the coding sequence ATGAAAAAAGTAAAATGGTTGATGTTGTTGTGTCTACTGTTGTTTCCAAGTGCCAACGTATTTGGTGAAACGCTGAATGAGTATACAAAAGAGAGCTTAACACAATTGGGCTATACACCTTATAATGATGTGACGTCAGCAATGGTTGTTGATGTGCAAACGGGTGATGTGTATTTTTCGCATAACGAAAATAGAGTGGTGGATCCAGCTAGTATTACCAAATTAATGACGGCGTATCTTGTTTATGAAGCAGTGGCTAATCAGAGCGTATCGTGGGATACAAAAGTGACCGCCACGGCCAATGATGCAGCAATTAGTCGTTTGCCTGAACTGTCTAACACAACCATCATTGAAGGTGAAACGTACACGTTGCAAGATTTGATGTATATGCATTTAATGAGTTCGTCTAATGTGGCGAGTGTGATGATGGCTAATTTGTTGAGTCATAATGATTTATCGGCCTTTGTCGGTCAAATGAATCGTACGGGTCAGCAGCTAGGACTTCGTCATACGACGTATACGAATCCGAGTGGTGCGGTGACGGCTGATTTTTCTGGGTTAATTCAAATTTCGGGATATCCTGCTAATCAACCAAGTTATAGTACGGCGTATGATGTGGCGAAATTGACGGTAGAATTATTAAAACGATTTCCAGAAATTGTCAATATTACGCAATTAACGCAAGTGAGTGTGGGAAAACATACGGCGTATCCTGAAACGTTAACGTCAACGAACGTCACTTTGCCGGGTATGCCATTAGGTTATGCGGGTGTAACGGGTTTAAAAACGGGAACAAGTGGAGAGAGTGGCTATAGTTTTGTAGCGAGTGCGAATCGTGGTGATATGCAGTTGGTTGCCGTTGTGTTAGGTGTTGGTCGATATGAAGACGGTTTAGGTAATATGGATCGCTTTTATTATACGAATGCTTTACTCGATAAAACGTATCGTACGTATTCCAAAAAAGTGGTGATTGCTGCTGGAGAATATATGGTGAATGATACGGAAATTCGTGTAGAATCGCCATATGAAGCAGTGGTGTCTCAACAAAGCGTATCACAAAATTATCGTTTAGAAAATGATGCGTTAGTGATACAACGTCCGTTTCAAAATTTATATGGAAAAACAGAAGATACGATACTTGTTACAAATGTGACTAAACTAAAACAAGAAGAAGCTAGAAGACAGCAAGAACAATTATTGTTGGGAATCGTCATTGTCGTTTTAGTCGTGTTTGTTGTTGGTGTGTTGTGGCGTAAATTAAATGGGCGTCAAGCACGAAACAAGCGTCGATATAAATAA
- a CDS encoding xanthine phosphoribosyltransferase, with product MKLLQEMVLKHGKVFPNNVLKVDSFVNHQIDAPLMKAAGDAFFDYFKNKGVTKVLTIEASGIAPALMTALCFGVPMVFAKKTQPSTLKKDTLYETEVFSFTKNVVSRVILSKEYLTSDDKVLIIDDFLANGGAVIGLDDLVKQAGAQTVGVGILIEKSFQDGRKKLEDNGFDVRSLCRIASLDDGKICFENEE from the coding sequence ATGAAATTGTTACAAGAAATGGTATTGAAGCATGGAAAAGTATTTCCGAATAATGTTTTAAAAGTTGATTCATTTGTGAATCATCAAATTGATGCGCCGTTGATGAAAGCGGCTGGCGATGCTTTTTTTGACTATTTTAAAAATAAAGGTGTTACTAAAGTTTTAACCATTGAAGCTAGTGGTATTGCGCCTGCTTTAATGACGGCATTATGTTTCGGTGTTCCCATGGTTTTTGCCAAAAAAACACAACCCTCAACGTTGAAAAAAGATACGCTATATGAAACGGAAGTGTTTAGTTTCACAAAAAATGTCGTCAGTCGGGTTATTTTATCAAAAGAGTATTTAACAAGTGACGATAAAGTTTTAATCATTGATGATTTTTTAGCGAATGGTGGCGCGGTTATCGGTTTGGATGATTTGGTGAAACAAGCTGGAGCGCAAACGGTAGGCGTTGGTATTTTAATTGAGAAATCATTTCAAGATGGGCGCAAAAAATTGGAAGACAATGGGTTTGACGTCCGCTCATTGTGTCGCATCGCTTCGTTAGATGATGGGAAGATTTGTTTTGAAAATGAGGAATAA
- a CDS encoding DNA-3-methyladenine glycosylase I: MKRCSWALHHDLDQHYHDTEWGKAVHDDQLLFEMLILEGMQAGLSWHIILKRRDGMRKVLDGFDYDKIAQYSDSQLELLMQEEAIIKHRLKIESLRTNAQAFQLVQQEFGSFDAYIWSFTHGTVINNDIPDESYRQTSTALSDQISKDLKKRGFKFVGSTIVYAYLQAIGVVNDHWNECVFKEGGV, translated from the coding sequence ATGAAACGATGTTCTTGGGCGCTCCATCATGATTTAGATCAGCACTATCATGATACCGAGTGGGGAAAAGCCGTACACGACGATCAATTGCTATTTGAAATGCTAATTTTAGAAGGCATGCAAGCCGGTCTAAGTTGGCATATTATTTTAAAACGACGTGACGGTATGCGTAAGGTGTTAGATGGGTTTGACTACGATAAAATTGCACAATATTCAGATAGCCAGTTAGAGTTGTTGATGCAAGAAGAAGCAATCATTAAACACCGCTTAAAAATTGAATCACTGCGTACGAATGCACAAGCATTTCAATTGGTACAACAAGAATTTGGTTCGTTTGATGCCTATATTTGGTCGTTTACGCATGGTACAGTCATCAATAATGATATTCCTGATGAATCGTATCGACAAACGTCAACAGCACTATCTGATCAAATTAGTAAAGATTTGAAAAAAAGAGGATTTAAATTTGTTGGGAGTACGATTGTGTATGCTTATTTGCAAGCTATCGGTGTTGTTAATGATCATTGGAATGAATGCGTTTTTAAAGAAGGAGGGGTATGA
- the upp gene encoding uracil phosphoribosyltransferase encodes MGKFVILDHPLIQHKLTMIRQKNCGTKVFREVVDEISMLMAYEVSRDLPLEDVEIETPMTKTIQKTLSGKKVAVIPILRAGLGMVDGILELIPAAKVGHVGMYRDHDTLEPVEYFVKLPSDIAERQLFVVDPMLATGGSAVAAIDALIKRGAHPSSIKFVCLVAAPEGVAVLKQAHPEIDIYTACLDERLNENGYIMPGLGDAGDRLFGTK; translated from the coding sequence ATGGGTAAATTTGTCATTTTAGATCATCCGCTAATTCAACATAAGTTAACAATGATTCGTCAAAAAAATTGTGGTACAAAAGTGTTCCGTGAAGTTGTCGACGAAATTTCAATGTTAATGGCTTATGAAGTATCACGCGATTTACCACTTGAAGATGTGGAAATTGAAACACCAATGACAAAGACAATTCAAAAAACATTGTCTGGTAAAAAAGTGGCCGTTATTCCTATCTTACGTGCTGGTTTAGGTATGGTAGATGGTATTCTCGAATTAATTCCAGCTGCTAAAGTAGGTCATGTCGGTATGTATCGTGACCATGATACATTAGAACCTGTCGAATACTTTGTGAAATTACCAAGTGATATTGCAGAACGCCAATTATTTGTTGTGGATCCGATGTTAGCCACAGGTGGATCTGCAGTTGCCGCAATTGATGCCTTAATTAAACGCGGTGCTCACCCTAGCTCAATCAAATTTGTTTGTTTAGTTGCTGCACCAGAAGGTGTTGCGGTATTAAAACAAGCCCATCCAGAGATTGACATTTACACAGCGTGCCTAGATGAACGCTTAAATGAAAATGGCTACATTATGCCAGGTTTAGGCGATGCCGGTGACCGCTTATTCGGAACAAAATAA
- a CDS encoding methionine ABC transporter substrate-binding protein, whose translation MKKLLTLVASIFALAACGQATTTQQTTTTKAPEVVKIGVTGSQMQSVWEYVAEKAKAENIDLQVVTFSDYVQPNTALAEGSLQMNAFQHRQYLAQWNKDHKTDIKEIGTTFIVPLYYFSTKYKSLSELPEGATILVPSEVAIQGRALVALQTAGVIKLKDGGSLKSNLQDVVENPKNIKLIEAESAQAPRLLQDVDAAAVNGSMAHDAGLKVADHIFTDGDHLDTIPQDRYNIIAVNGKDVDNATYKKVVELFQSEDVIAKLNEVAPGQYYPVWKK comes from the coding sequence ATGAAAAAATTATTAACATTAGTTGCAAGTATTTTTGCATTAGCTGCCTGTGGGCAAGCGACAACAACACAACAAACAACGACAACAAAAGCACCTGAAGTCGTGAAAATCGGGGTGACGGGTTCACAAATGCAATCGGTTTGGGAATATGTTGCCGAAAAAGCGAAAGCAGAAAATATTGATTTACAAGTGGTAACATTTAGTGATTACGTGCAACCGAATACGGCGTTAGCTGAAGGTTCTTTACAAATGAATGCTTTCCAACACCGTCAATATTTAGCGCAATGGAATAAAGATCATAAAACAGATATTAAAGAAATCGGAACAACGTTTATCGTGCCGTTATACTACTTCTCAACAAAATACAAATCATTAAGTGAGTTACCAGAAGGGGCAACAATTTTAGTGCCGAGTGAGGTAGCTATTCAAGGTCGTGCGTTAGTGGCGTTACAGACAGCTGGTGTCATTAAGTTAAAAGATGGCGGAAGCTTAAAATCAAATCTTCAAGATGTTGTAGAAAATCCTAAAAACATTAAATTGATTGAAGCAGAATCTGCACAAGCACCACGTTTATTACAAGATGTTGATGCTGCTGCGGTAAATGGTTCAATGGCACATGACGCTGGGTTAAAAGTAGCTGATCACATTTTTACAGATGGTGATCATCTAGATACAATTCCACAAGATCGTTACAACATTATTGCTGTAAACGGTAAAGATGTTGACAATGCCACATACAAAAAAGTGGTAGAATTATTCCAAAGCGAAGATGTTATTGCTAAATTAAATGAAGTTGCACCGGGTCAATACTACCCAGTGTGGAAAAAATAA
- the thrS gene encoding threonine--tRNA ligase encodes MIKVTFPDGAVREYESGTTPHDIAASISNGLAKKMLAAKYNGELIDHNRELTQDGSIELVTPDHEDALSVLRHSSAHLLAHALRRLYPDIHFGVGPAIASGFYYDTDMPNQLTEEELPKVEAEMMKIVKENHPIVRREVTRQEALDLFADDPYKVELITALPESEIITVYQQEDFVDLCRGVHVPSTGRIQVFKLLSLAGAYWRGNANNKMMQRVYGTAFFDKKDLAEFMKMRQEAKERDHRKLGKELDLFMISQEVGSGLPFWLPKGATIRRTIERYITDREISLGYQHVYTPVMANVDLYKTSGHWDHYHEDMFPPMDMGDGEMLVLRPMNCPHHMMVYKNDIHSYRELPIRIAELGMMHRYEKSGALSGLQRVREMTLNDAHIFVRPDQIKDEFKRVLELIVAVYEDFNIKDYRFRLSYRDPEDKEKYFDDDAMWNKAESMLKEAMDEFGLEYFEATGEAAFYGPKLDVQFKTAMGIEETMSTIQLDFLLPERFDLTYVGEDGENTHRPVVIHRGVVSTMERFVAYLIEEYKGAFPTWLAPVQATVIPVNFDIHAQYAQQLTQRLQRIGMRIDLDLRYEKMGYKIRASQMQKVPYQLVVGDDEMANDTVTVRRYGSKETLTLSVDEFIARVQKEISNFSRPAEQ; translated from the coding sequence ATGATTAAAGTTACATTTCCAGATGGTGCAGTCCGTGAATACGAAAGCGGTACAACACCACACGACATCGCTGCTTCAATTAGCAATGGTTTAGCTAAAAAAATGTTAGCGGCAAAATATAATGGAGAATTGATTGACCACAACCGCGAGTTAACGCAAGACGGTAGCATTGAGTTGGTTACTCCAGATCATGAAGATGCACTAAGTGTATTGCGTCATTCTAGTGCGCATTTATTAGCGCATGCTTTACGCCGTCTATATCCAGATATTCATTTTGGTGTTGGTCCAGCTATTGCTTCTGGATTTTATTACGATACGGATATGCCAAATCAATTAACTGAAGAAGAATTACCAAAAGTTGAAGCTGAGATGATGAAGATTGTGAAAGAAAATCATCCAATCGTTCGTCGTGAAGTGACTCGCCAAGAAGCGTTGGACTTATTTGCAGACGATCCATATAAAGTTGAGTTGATTACAGCATTACCAGAAAGTGAAATTATCACCGTTTATCAACAAGAAGATTTTGTGGATTTATGTCGTGGTGTTCACGTGCCATCAACAGGACGTATCCAAGTATTTAAATTGCTTTCATTAGCGGGTGCTTATTGGCGCGGGAACGCGAACAATAAAATGATGCAACGTGTTTATGGAACAGCATTTTTTGATAAAAAAGACTTGGCAGAATTTATGAAAATGCGTCAAGAAGCTAAAGAACGTGATCACCGTAAATTAGGTAAAGAATTAGACTTATTTATGATTTCTCAAGAAGTCGGTTCTGGTTTACCGTTCTGGTTACCAAAAGGCGCAACCATTCGTCGTACTATTGAACGTTACATTACCGATCGTGAAATTAGTTTAGGCTATCAACACGTATATACACCAGTCATGGCAAATGTTGATTTATATAAAACATCTGGTCACTGGGATCACTATCATGAAGACATGTTTCCACCAATGGATATGGGTGATGGCGAAATGTTAGTGTTACGCCCAATGAACTGTCCGCATCATATGATGGTCTACAAAAATGACATTCATTCCTATCGTGAATTACCAATTCGTATTGCTGAATTAGGGATGATGCACCGTTATGAAAAATCAGGAGCTTTATCTGGTTTACAACGTGTGCGTGAAATGACATTAAATGACGCGCATATTTTCGTTCGTCCTGATCAAATTAAAGACGAATTTAAACGTGTGTTAGAATTGATTGTTGCGGTATACGAAGACTTTAATATTAAAGATTATCGCTTCCGTTTAAGTTATCGTGATCCAGAAGATAAAGAAAAATACTTTGACGATGACGCAATGTGGAATAAAGCAGAATCAATGCTTAAAGAAGCAATGGATGAGTTTGGATTAGAGTATTTTGAAGCAACAGGAGAAGCCGCTTTCTACGGGCCAAAATTAGACGTTCAATTTAAAACAGCAATGGGTATTGAAGAAACAATGTCAACCATTCAGTTGGACTTCTTATTACCAGAACGTTTTGATTTAACATACGTTGGTGAAGATGGCGAAAATACACATCGTCCAGTCGTGATTCACCGTGGTGTCGTATCCACAATGGAACGTTTTGTGGCGTATTTAATTGAAGAGTATAAAGGTGCATTCCCAACATGGTTAGCACCAGTTCAAGCAACTGTTATTCCAGTTAACTTTGATATTCATGCACAATACGCACAACAATTAACACAACGTCTACAACGTATTGGTATGCGCATTGACTTAGATTTACGCTATGAAAAAATGGGTTATAAAATCCGCGCTTCACAAATGCAAAAAGTACCGTATCAATTAGTTGTTGGTGATGATGAAATGGCAAATGATACAGTAACCGTTCGTCGTTACGGATCAAAAGAGACATTAACATTAAGTGTAGATGAGTTTATCGCACGCGTACAAAAAGAAATTAGTAATTTTTCACGACCTGCTGAACAATAG
- a CDS encoding threonylcarbamoyl-AMP synthase — translation MTTTKLITPERLDTAVELLKNGAVVAFPTETVYGLGAIANNDDAVKQVYAVKGRPSDNPLIVHVASKDIDGYIVDKVPYLDALIERFWPGPLTVICGINATAFAPSLHANRDTVALRMPNTALTLELIEKVGFPIVGPSANTSGKPSPTRAAHVLDDFFGKIEGVLYGENAKIGIESTVVDATHPNGLVILRPGAITLEDLACFPILENIKQETNPSDVPMAPGMKYKHYAPRQPIYLIDSQHPDLWDKACAYFQKEQLKIGILADENLVECYENRAYKTYSLGGIEDTHSASKFLYDGLRFFDKSDVDVILAQAYEKSGIGIALMNRLEKAADNNYFEGKLYD, via the coding sequence ATGACGACAACAAAGTTAATTACACCCGAACGTTTAGATACAGCAGTTGAATTATTGAAAAATGGAGCGGTAGTTGCCTTTCCAACAGAAACGGTATATGGCTTAGGCGCTATTGCCAACAATGATGATGCCGTTAAACAAGTGTACGCGGTTAAAGGCAGACCGAGTGATAATCCATTAATTGTACACGTTGCTTCAAAAGACATTGATGGGTATATTGTTGATAAAGTGCCTTATTTGGATGCCCTAATCGAACGCTTTTGGCCAGGTCCTTTGACCGTTATTTGTGGTATTAATGCTACTGCCTTTGCCCCTTCGTTACATGCCAATCGTGATACAGTGGCATTGCGCATGCCAAATACGGCTTTAACATTAGAGTTAATTGAAAAAGTCGGCTTTCCAATTGTGGGACCTAGCGCTAATACATCTGGTAAACCAAGTCCGACACGTGCTGCGCATGTGCTGGATGACTTTTTTGGGAAAATTGAAGGTGTTTTATATGGCGAAAATGCTAAAATTGGTATTGAATCAACGGTGGTTGATGCAACTCATCCAAATGGGTTAGTCATTTTACGTCCGGGTGCTATTACGTTGGAGGACTTGGCGTGTTTTCCTATATTGGAAAATATTAAGCAGGAAACAAATCCAAGCGATGTCCCAATGGCTCCGGGTATGAAATATAAGCATTATGCACCACGTCAACCGATTTATTTAATTGACTCGCAACATCCGGATCTTTGGGATAAAGCGTGTGCGTATTTCCAAAAAGAGCAATTAAAAATTGGTATTTTAGCCGATGAAAATTTAGTTGAGTGTTATGAAAATCGCGCGTATAAAACCTATAGTTTAGGTGGTATTGAAGATACACATAGTGCTTCTAAGTTTTTATATGACGGTTTACGTTTTTTTGATAAATCTGATGTAGATGTGATTTTAGCGCAAGCGTATGAAAAATCAGGTATTGGTATTGCGCTGATGAATCGATTAGAAAAAGCGGCAGATAACAACTACTTTGAAGGTAAGTTATACGATTAA